A DNA window from Phragmites australis chromosome 11, lpPhrAust1.1, whole genome shotgun sequence contains the following coding sequences:
- the LOC133884006 gene encoding uncharacterized protein LOC133884006: MHMVAYKATDNLNNVVSQEKSKRSMLTEYFYMNRADPLARQCLYREFPEHFRWLKGTKRWQRRVKRPQIGRIVYANPAEGEREACEAIGLVETDKSLDDCLTESATFQMPCALRRLFATIIVFCEATNIRALYDKHFQSLSEDYHRTYTNAGTVEQLVLRDIGYIVHSMGKDIRSYGLPDLDESDESSGDYVREVIEEMSVGVDQEHLHIIDTLNMEQRVAFDEIMDHVVNRRGNVFFVDGPGGTGKTYLYKALLAKVRSLELIAIATATSGIAASIMPGGRTAHSRFKIPIKLSVDGMCNFTKQSGTAELLRRASLIIWDEVAMTKRQAVEALDRSLQDIIGCSLPFGGKVMVFGGDFRQVLPVVTRGTRAQITDATLQRSYIWDNIVKIHLTRNMREQSDPWFSEYLLRIGNGTEKTICDDYVRLPDDIVISYNTENPDESVDRLIQFVFPDLHKNATSASYTSTRAILSTKNDHVDELNARLIEKFLGKEMTYYSYDSVDDDSCNNYPLDFLNSITPNGLPPHMLKVKINCPVILLRNLDPHNGLCNGTRLMVRAFQKNVIDAEIIGGQHAGKRVFIPRIPLCPSEDISLPFKFKRKQFPVRLSFAMTINKAQGQTIPNVGIYLPEPVFSHGQLYVALLRGVSRQATRILAKPNEEIDATGRMGEAAKTLFTEMY, translated from the exons ATGCATATGGTAGCATACAAGGCTACGGATAATCTGAATAATGTTGTCAGTCAGGAAAAGTCTAAAAGGTCGATGCTTACAGAGTACTTCTACATGAACCGTGCGGACCCTTTGGCACGACAATGCTTATACAGAGAATTTCCTGAACACTTCCGGTGGCTCAAGGGTACCAAGCGCTGGCAGAGAAGAGTTAAGAGGCCACAGATTGGAAGAATTGTGTATGCAAACCCTGCCGAAGGGGAGAG AGAAGCATGCGAGGCTATAGGACTCGTAGAGACTGATAAATCCCTTGATGATTGCTTGACTGAGTCCGCGACCTTCCAGATGCCTTGTGCTCTAAGAAGGCTTTTCGCAACAATTATAGTGTTTTGCGAGGCGACCAATATACGCGCCTTGTATGATAAGCATTTTCAGTCATTGTCTGAAGATTACCATCGCACCTACACTAATGCTGGAACTGTTGAGCAATTGGTGTTGAGAGACATTGGGTATATTGTACATTCCATGGGTAAGGACATTAGGAGCTATGGCCTTCCCGATCTGGATGAATCAG ATGAAAGTTCTGGCGACTACGTGAGAGAGGTGATTGAGGAGATGTCAGTGGGTGTGGACCAAGAACATCTACATATTATAGATACTCTAAACATGGAGCAGCGGGTAGCGTTCGATGAAATCATGGATCATGTGGTCAACAGAAGGGGCAATGTTTTCTTTGTCGATGGTCCTGGAGGCACAGGGAAGACCTACTTGTACAAGGCATTGCTTGCTAAGGTGCGCTCACTGGAACTAATAGCAATTGCAACTGCAACATCTGGTATAGCAGCGTCGATCATGCCCGGTGGACGCACTGCTCACTCAAGGTTTAAGATCCCCATCAAGCTTTCTGTTGACGGCATGTGTAATTTCACAAAACAGAGTGGTACCGCAGAGTTGCTTCGTAGGGCTTCGTTGATAATTTGGGACGAAGTTGCCATGACAAAACGACAAGCTGTTGAGGCACTTGATAGATCACTACAAGATATAATAGGATGTTCTTTGCCGTTTGGTGGAAAGGTTATGGTCTTTGGTGGAGATTTTAGGCAGGTACTTCCTGTGGTGACGCGTGGTACAAGAGCACAGATTACTGATGCTACACTACAAAGATCATATATATGGGATAATATAGTGAAGATACACCTCACTCGCAATATGAGGGAACAAAGTGACCCATGGTTCTCGGAATACCTCCTTAGAATTGGCAATGGCACTGAAAAGACCATATGTGATGACTATGTACGCCTCCCAGATGATATTGTGATAAGTTACAACACTGAAAACCCAGATGAATCAGTTGATAGACTCATTCAGTTTGTGTTTCCGGATCTTCATAAAAATGCTACATCAGCGTCTTATACGAGCACGCGTGCTATTCTATCAACAAAGAATGATCATGTGGATGAGCTGAATGCAAGGTTGATTGAGAAGTTTCTAGGCAAAGAGATGACGTACTATAGCTACGATTCTGTTGATGATGATTCATGCAACAACTACCCACTCGACTTTCTGAATTCCATCACACCAAATGGTTTGCCCCCACATATGCTCAAGGTCAAAATCAATTGCCCGGTGATCTTGCTTCGGAATCTTGATCCTCACaatggcttgtgcaatggaacaAGGCTAATGGTTAGAGCTTTCCAAAAAAATGTAATTGATGCTGAGATTATTGGTGGTCAACATGCTGGAAAAAGAGTTTTCATACCTAGGATCCCTCTATGCCCCTCGGAGGACATTTCACTTCCGTTCAAGTTTAAGCGGAAACAATTTCCAGTTCGTCTTAGCTTTGCAATGACCATAAACAAAGCACAGGGCCAAACTATCCCAAATGTTGGTATTTACCTTCCTGAGCCGGTGTTCTCGCATGGCCAACTTTACGTTGCATTGTTAAGGGGTGTGTCAAGACAGGCGACTCGGATCCTGGCGAAGCCTAATGAAGAAATAGATGCTACTGGGAGAATGGGAGAAGCAGCAAAAACATTGTTTACAGAGATGTATTGA
- the LOC133884291 gene encoding uncharacterized protein LOC133884291, whose amino-acid sequence MGIYTFRVHGQLYHRLDQLVPGTKGPRHLQLYFYDTDDTMAHRVKRSSDLDINLIRAILRILEQNPYVQTFKTVGAVPNLDEYKIELNTDIALDQRRYNAPTASQVAAIWMEGNDPQKCFDRSVIVYGKADKPRYIRAYHGCYDPLSYPLFYPGGETGWQRNMQYEGPDIVVVTSNRDDQNVDNNDENNCEEGGDDVSESTKYLSAREYYCYKLQIRDGIFNILLYGRRLLQQWVVDIYIKIESMRLDWYSKPENQVLIRADLYQGILDTIAAGEARASEVGLRIVLPRTFPGGDRDVQARFLDATTLVQRYGKLDYFITMTCNPYWQEITSQLFPGQTPQDRPELVARVYRAKLRDMHDFLIKKKHFGEVAAYAHVTEFQKRGLPHEHFLLIMTSKSKITTPDDYDKVISAEIPDKDKYPVLHDLVIKHMLHGPCGALNKNCPCMIDGQCRFRYPRQFYDATQQGMDSYPIYRRRDDGSRVQIRGSELDNRWVVPYNLVLLMRYNCHINVEIFSSIKAVKYLFKYIYKGNDRASFSVDQMDNNGAVINEIK is encoded by the exons ATGGGTATCTATACATTCCGTGTGCATGGTCAATTGTATCACCGGTTGGATCAGCTGGTGCCCGGTACGAAGGGTCCACGACATTTGCAGCTTTACTTCTATGATACCGATGATACAATGGCTCATAGAGTTAAGAGATCTTCAGATCTTGATATAAATCTCATTCGAGCAATTCTACGGATACTTGAGCAGAATCCATACGTGCAGACCTTTAAAACAGTTGGTGCTGTCCCTAATCTTGATGAGTATAAGATTGAACTAAACACAGATATTGCATTGGACCAGAGAAGGTACAATGCCCCCACGGCTTCACAAGTGGCTGCAATCTGGATGGAAGGGAATGATCCACAAAAATGTTTTGATAGAAGTGTTATTGTTTATGGGAAAGCAGACAAGCCTCGATATATTAGGGCATATCATGGGTGCTATGATCCTTTGTCTTATCCTTTATTTTATCCTGGAGGAGAAACAGGATGGCAACGCAATATGCAGTATGAAGGACCTGACATAGTTGTTGTGACAAGCAACAGAGATGATCAAAATGTTGACAACAATGATGAAAACAATTGTGAGGAAG GTGGGGATGATGTTAGTGAGTCTACCAAATATCTAAGTGCAAGAGAATACTATTGTTACAAGCTGCAGATTAGGGACGGGATTTTTAACATATTGCTGTATGGGCGACGGCTTCTCCAGCAATGGGTTGTTGACATATACATTAAGATAGAGTCAATGAGGCTTGATTGGTACTCCAAACCAGAAAACCAAGTGCTTATACGAGCTGACCTTTATCAA GGGATTCTTGACACCATTGCTGCAGGAGAGGCGCGTGCTTCGGAGGTTGGTTTGAGAATTGTGCTCCCCCGAACTTTTCCTGGAGGTGATCGTGATGTCCAAGCAAGGTTCCTTGATGCAACGACTTTAGTCCAGCGGTATGGGAAGCTTGATTATTTTATAACGATGACCTGCAACCCCTACTGGCAGGAGATAACAAGTCAACTGTTTCCCGGACAGACGCCACAAGACCGGCCAGAACTTGTCGCAAGAGTTTATAGGGCGAAGCTGCGAGATATGCACGACTTTTTGATCAAGAAGAAACACTTTGGTGAAGTTGCAGCATATGCCCATGTCACAGAGTTTCAGAAGAGGGGCCTTCCACATGAGCATTTCTTATTGATTATGACATCGAAAAGTAAGATAACCACCCCAGATGATTATGATAAGGTTATATCTGCAGAAATTCCTGACAAGGATAAGTACCCTGTATTGCATGATTTGGTCATCAAGCACATGCTGCATGGACCATGTGGTGCTCTTAACAAAAACTGCCCCTGTATGATAGATGGTCAATGTCGTTTCCGTTATCCTCGACAGTTTTACGATGCCACTCAGCAAGGAATGGACTCATACCCTATATACAGGAGAAGGGACGATGGCAGTCGAGTACAGATTAGAGGTTCTGAATTGGATAATAGATGGGTGGTCCCGTACAATCTGGTACTGCTTATGCGCTATAACTGCCACATTAATGTCGAGATTTTCTCAAGCATCAAGGCAGTTAAATACCTATTCAAGTACATTTATAAAGGTAATGACCGTGCGTCCTTCTCAGTCGACCAAATGGATAACAATGGTGCAGTAATCAATGAGATTAAATAG